The Salinigranum rubrum genome contains the following window.
TGCCTATTCGACAGGACATTTCCCCGCCAATCAGTGGTGAGACAGACATCGCCTGGCGTCTACGGTTCACGTCGGTGACTCTCGAGCACCACCGGACCGGTTCCGTGGCATTTATGCAACTGTGTTTGTCCTACTACAATCAATGTTGTCTCCCTGCTCGGAGAAGTTGAGACGCCGAATCCCTCTCTCGTCGCCGTATTCGATGCATACAAGGAATCGGATATGATGATGAGAACGGTTGTGACCGTGTCCATTCTCGTCGTAGCGGCTGTTGTCGGTGTCCTCGGCGCCACACCAGCAACTGGCACGGCGACCAACATCACTGGGACGGCGGTCACGCCGTCAACGGTGACGACTGGTGACGCGACAACAATCTCGGTTTCATTGACCGTTGAGGGAGTGGATACGGGCGACGGCACGACGGATGGATCTGTCACGCTCTCTGTTCCTGACGCCGTCAACCTATCGAACACGCGAACGACGGACATCTCTGTGGGACCTAACGCCTCGAATAATCGGGGCATGATTGATGTCGACGCCCGGACAGTCACTGTCTCCTGGGATGATGACACAGGCACGCCCGGTGAGAATTTCTCAATCTCCTTTGATCTCGAAGGAATAGTTGTCGGGCGAACAGGAGACACGGCTGTCACCGCCGCAGTCGATGCCGACGCCACCGGCGGTGCGGAGGTGACCGCCACTGTCGGAACCATTACCACGATTGCCTCGAAGAGCGACCGGAGTGTCACTGAGACACCCGCGACGCTGTACTTCAGCGAGCACGATGTTGACCTGACCGCGATTTCAGGAGCAAATCCTGCCGGAAGTCCACAGCGGTTCTACGGTGTCACTGGCGAGGCTGAGGGGGTATCGCACAGACAGAAGATACGCTTGCGGTCGATTTGACGGCTGCGAATGGGTTCGAGACTGGAGGATATGCTTTCGATTCGTCTGCTGAGACGCTACAAGTGAGTGTTGTCAGACCGCGGGTGTCCGATATTGAGATATCTCCGGGAGCAACAGTATCGACAGTCAACGTCGCGAATAAATCGATCCCTCGTGGAACAAGCGAACTGACTGTCGGCGTAGACACGAACTTCGAGGAGGCCGAAAACGTGACCCTCACGGTCGTTGATGAAGACGGATTGGATGTCACAGGGCAACTCACAGACTCTCCGACCGTAACCAGCAATGCAGGAAGTGTAACACTCAACGTGAGCAGTCTCGACACTGGCCTGTATAATGTGACCGCAGAAGGGGCTGATGACCTCGATACAGCTTCACGGACAGTCACTTTCCGCGTACGTGACTCAGAAAAAGTCGTTTCACTCTCAAAGACGCGCGTTACGCGTGGCGAAAGCACGATCGTTACCGTCGCCGGAGAGCCCGGTGCTGTTAGATACGTGCGCATCAGTACAACGACCCTCCGAGAGGGAGCAGTAGTCAACACCCCAACCGCACGCTCGGTGTTCGACGATACAGAGGCGGTCCAATCAATCGGGGCCGATAGCGATCTAGGTGTGGTATATGCAGTAGTCGCCCTGGATGACGACGGGTTAGCTGATCTCCGACTCCAGAGTGAACGAATCGCGACGGGGTCGGTTGACGTAGAGCTTGCTGAAAGACTGGCAGGGACATCTGAAGACGAAGCAGAACTGGAGATATTCGAGCGCCGTCTTACTATCCGCGGCCCGCAATCGGCGGCTATCGGCGAAGCTCTCACGATTTCTGGTACCGCCGTTGAGAGCGATCGCGTCAAGCTCTACGCCGCAACAGATGGCTCGTATATCCCATTGTACACTGACGAAGCTGAACTTGCTGAACCAGAAGTTGCAAACGATGGAACATGGGAAAGTGAGATCGAAACGAATCGAGTTATCAACCTCCCCGGAACCTATCGAATCGCTGCGGTCGCAGACCCAGGATCGGCGCAACTCGGAGCGACAGAATCGATCGATAGCGACACGTTCCGCATGTTCGAAGTCCGTAGTACCACATCGTTGCAGATGAGTACCGGATCACTCACGGCGAATATATCCCGGAACGAGATCGCGGCGACGGGAGACGATGTGGTGAGCATATCCGGGACAGCGGTCGGCCAAGGTGACAACGTCCGCGTGTATCTTGTCGGTCCGCGTGGGAGGTTTCTTGGAACTGATGGCACTACCGGCCAAGTAGAATCAATCGATATCGATGGAGATCGGTTCACCGAGGATTACGGCGCGTTCGACACTCGGGGCAGATATACGTTCCTCGTCATCAGCAAAGGTCGTGATGGGGAGTACGCGTCCGATTATGGATTCGGTGAGAGTGCGTTGCAGCCGGGGCTCACGTCACAACAAGCTGTTGAGATCATCAACGACGAGTACACGGGTGCTGGTGTCGACGACCAGATCGTTGAACTAACCCTCCACGCAGAGAGCCCATCACTGACAGTGGATGACTTCACTACGAACGGACAGGTTGTCGCAAGAAAGGTTACGGTTTCAGGAAACTCAAACAGAGAACGTGGCACGGATATCTTCATTGAGGTACTCAGAAATGATCACAGTGTCATCACCTCATCTGAAGCGAAAGTCGATGGTTCCAACGGCATGTGGTCAACGAAAATAGATCTATCTGCTGTCGAAACGGGTACGTACACACTACATACGAATAGTGGAGAGATCTCTACTTCGCTTGAATTCGAGCTGGTCGAATCAATAGACATTCCAACCCAAACGCCGACGAGGAAACCGGATGATGAGCGTACGACAAGATCGACCGAGATGCCGGTGGAGGAGTCAACTGAGACAACGATGAGAGAACCAAGCGATACGCCTGCAACATCGACATCGATGGTTGGTTTCGGTGTCACCACAGCTTTCATTGCGCTCTGTATCATCGTGTGCTTCGCCGCCCGTCGCAGGTGAGCTGGTCGGCTCAGTCTGTGGAGTTAGTCCTGTGGCAATCGCCCAGTTCTCACACTGATTGTCCCGGTGTGGGTACAAGGCTTGACACGGTATAGAACACCATAACCAATATATTCCTCAAGCTATACCATTATGTGGGCGCCGAGGCGCCTGGCATCAATCAGGGTATTGGTGTCTGTCATGGTTCCTTATTTCGGAGGGACCGCAATCGCAGCCCCGCTTAGGGACCGGGGCTCTTCGACCGGGACGGAGCGATTTCATCCGGAGTGGTGGCTATATTGGCGTTCGAGCCTTCGATCATGCAGATGGCGCAGATATAAAATCAACGCTCTATGATTGTTTGCGATTCTTTAGTTTTCTCCACCGCAAGAGTGCGAAGTGACAATACAGTCGGATCAAGGGTCGTGCTGTCACCACTCGTTCTCCTGATCGCCTCAAGCTTCTTCCGTGCGGAACGAAGGTGAGTACGTGCGTCTTTGGCGGCGTCTTTCGCTCGCGAAACGTGGCGGTCTTCCGTATATATCCACGCTTTACCCTGTCGCAAAAACTTGATTCCCTCTATGAAGTCCTGAAGCGCATCGTCCAATTCAGCGTACACTGCAATATCGCTCGCGAGTTGGTTGATTTTTGCTTCATACTGTTCCTCCGAGACTGATTCGATAGCAACCATGTCCTGAGCCGTGGCGGACTGGAGAAGATCACCATGTCGACGTACAGCCAACCGCTGCGTTTTCACGAAATTACCAGTATGCGAAGCCGCTACCTCGTGAGAGTCTTGCTCGAATGCTTCAAAAGCATCCATCAATTCGATGTACCCTTCGACTACTGCGAGCTGTGTTTGTATTGTGTGTCGAAGAAATTGCCAACACCGAGCCATCTGATCAGCCTGAACCCGCTGATCCTGATTGGCAGCCGAATCTGCAGCGTTTATGTAGCCATCTTGTGCCTTCGCAAGCGCGATCCGAATTCCGTACATTGAACTAACGAGATCAGTACTGGCAGCTGTAACGTCAGTGATTTCACCCCCATATTGACCGATAAACGCCTCGACGACGGCTGTGAACCGCTGATCTGCGGACTCCAACCGTTCAAGTCCATAAATCTCCTCGTCGGTTAATTTCACCTGATTTGAGGTCTCTGTGCTGGTCTCAACGGACACAGACACGTTCTCCTCAGGGGTGGGCGTAGATTCGTCAGAGATAGGAATCGCTTCCTCCACAGGAGGCGACTGTGGCGTTGGAGACAGTGGAGAGGGTGTGCTCACAACCCCTGATAATTCATCAGTAGCAAGTGCTTCTGCTTGGCCCGCCTCAGTATCAAGGGAGACACGACTAGAGCATCCTGCTGTCAACCCTAGTCCGAGCGTGGCAAGAAGATCGCGCCTATTCATGAGGGACGTATAGTGTCACGAACCGCTAAAGTATAGACCAAATAATAGTTTGCCAAGCGATTAAGCTCAAAATACCCGGATACACGGTGAATGCCCTTTTGCGGTTAGTAACCGATACACTCAGCGCGAGGAACCCTGATGGTCACGCCAAAGAGGACGTCATTGATCCGAACACGCAACTAAAGAATCACGAAACCCTATAGTGATACCAGATGATGAACGCCCTCAGAACGGTCCTTACTCTGTTAGTAGCTCTCCTCGTAGTCTCTGGAGGTGCTGTTGCAGTATCATCCCCTCGAGACCAACCCACAGATACCACTCCCCAGTTCGGGTATTCGTCGGCGAGACACTCGACATCTCCGCCGTGGAATTGACCGGTGGTGGAACAGTCGGAACCTCAAGCACTACGCTGATTGGGGTTGCCGGCGACGCTGACGGAGAGGTTCAAACAGTTCCTGACCCTACCACTGCGGATTTCAGTGACTTTTCAACCGGAACATATGGTGTCTCTGGAGATTCTGATGAAGACCCAGAACTAGTGGTGACACAGCCACGAGTGACTGAGGTCACCATTGAAAATCGAAATGGGGCGAATGTAACGAATGCGTGGGACCCATCTGGTGAGGGTCTTACCGTTACTGCGCGGTATAATTTCGCCACAGCTGATCGTCTCGACGTGACTGTTGAAGCTCCTGATGGTCTCGATATCACTGCATCAGTCGCCTCTTCGGACCGAATCACGACAGATGGTGGGTCGATTCAACTGGACCTCTCCGATCAAGAAGACGGTACCTTCCAGGTGATCCTCGAAGGCAGTGATCTTGAAGACGCTACTCGAACAGTAACCGTTCGTACGGGACCACGCGAAACCGCCACTGCTACACCATCGACGCCAACCGCTACACCGTCGCCTACGCCCACTGCAACACCGACAGAGACCCCCGACCCAACGCTATCACCAACTGAGACACCGTCACGAATCCCCTCTCCAACAGCGACACCAACGCCGACCGTGACGTCCGAACCGACATCAACAGCAACTGAGACTCCGACACCGGCGCCTACCACATCGACAACGACACCCGGGTTCGGGAGTATGATCGCGCTCTTCGCGCTTTTATCGTTGACAGCATATCTGCTACGACGAGATCAGTGAAGAGAGACTGACTCGTTGTACCCCAGTTTTTTCTCACATGATAACATGATTGACTTATATGCATCGACGGTCCCTCCTAATCGCAGCGACAACTCTCCTCTCTGGTTGCGGAGGAATTCCCTCATCAACTACAGAGACGTCAACCCCGACAGAACTCGCGACGGATTCCACGACCACCCTTCCCCCAACTTCGTCTCCAACGATTACACCTACTCAAACTGAGACACCAACTGACACAGAAACAGCGACTGAAACACGAACGTCTACTCAGACAGAAACCGAGACGCCTGATCTGACTGATCGGGAAGAGCGTGCACTCAGACTAATCAACCGTGCAATCCGAGAGCTAAACCAAGCCGTGTTCATCTATGCAAAGACCGAGGGCGGATCTTTACTCGATATTTCTGCCTCTACAGACACATTTCCACGAGTTTCAGTCGTTCAAGAAATTTCTGATGCACAGGGAGAAATTTCCGACGCAAAACCGTTGGTGAGTGACCGGCAGCGACCAACTTTCGACCAGGTAATAACTGCTCGTAAGTTTCTGTCATATTGTACACAAATCCAAACTTACATAATCGAGGCCTATAGTCAAGTCGTTAACGGCCGCGACGGGGTCGAAAACGAAAGAGAAGGCGCGATCGAATCTGCAGTAGTGGCACTGGAGGATAATACTGAAGATGCGACTAGATTTCTAACTCGTATTCGGAGTGAAACCACCGCCGAGGAGGTGTCTATCGTGCCAGCAATTCCCGCAGAGGATTATACCGCGAAAGTCGCTCAGTTCGATGCCGAGATATCGGGATTCGAAGCTCTCTCCGGTTTTTTAGAATCGATGCGTGAGGCAATCGGGGAACTCAACGACGCCCAACGGTTCGACAGAGTCGATCGCGAGCGTTCGGCGCGAGAAAGTGCACAGAGAGCCGTCGAAGATTTCGAGCGACTCTCCAGAGAGATTCAGACGTTCTTGGACAACCTTTCTGAATCTGGTGCCTCGCTTCGTGAGCTCACGAATAGCTTGATCGAGATCTCAGAAAACAAGAGAGAACTTGCAAGCGAGATACTCGAACAGAACAGCTGATTGAGTGATTCGCCACCTTCGGCATCGAAATGGACTGTGAACCACCCGAACCGCCTGAGAAACTCGAGAAATGTGTCGGTATCGACGTTGGGATTCTCAAGTACGCCCACGACACCGACGGGACCGCCGTCGGGTCGCTTGATCTCTCCGATGTACGGGAGCGACTTGAACGCGAGCAGCGGAAACTTTCGCACAAACAGCACGGGTCGAACCACTGGAAGAAGCAATGGCGGCGGGTCACGGAGTGTCACGCCGACCTCCGACAGAAGCGCCGCAACTTCCTCCACAAGCTCTCGAACTACTACGCTCGGGAGTACGACCTCGTGGCGGTGAAAGAATCGCCGTCGAACAGTCGCAACACGGCGCCGGCGACGTGGCGAACGTTCCTCTCGTTGCTCGAATGCAAGTGCGAACGCGAAGGGACGCACTTCGTGGCAGTCAACCCGAAGAGAACGATAAAAGAGTGCGCGTGGCGTGCGGTGTCTTGACGAAGAAGCCGCTGTGGGTCCGTGATCATTCGTGTCCTACCTGCGGGTTCGAGGCAGACAGGGACGCGAACGCGGCGTGGAACATTCTTTCTCGCGGTCTGGAAGACGTAGGAGTGGGACACTCCGAAAGAACGCCGTGGAGCCTGCAATCCTTGTGGATACGTCCGTATCTGCAAAGCGCGTCGTGGAATCAGAAGCCCAACCCTCAAGGAGCGAACGAAAAAGCGGTGAGCGAGTAAGGTAGGGTAGTTCACGACGACTGATGGGCTTCGTTAAGTTTGCAGCGTGTGATTCAATAGTTTGAATTACGACCGCCATTCAAGTAGAATATCTATCGCTACCCAACGTGATGAAGCCGAACGACGAGTCCATCTGGATTGATATATCCGAGAATATACGTGTCTCTGACATCTCATTGCTATTGACGGTACCGCTTGTGCTCCTGGCGGTGTACCTCCTCCCAATGTCAATGCAGCAATCGTTGCTGCTGGAGTTCGACAATCCGTCGATCATACAACTCTGGAGTTCTTCGTATGTGCACGACGGATATATACACCTCATCACAAATATCGCACTGTACGGTTTGTGTGTCTTTCCCAGTTACCTATTTCTCATACTGGCAAATGAGAGACAGCTATTTCGGTATATCTTTCTTGTATTTTTATTTATCGGCCCACCTGTAATTGCGTTGGTACTCATTATCCGCCTGCACGGGGGAACTGGAGCAGGATTTTCAGGGATTGCGGCGGCCTTCGTCGGCCTTATTCCAGTGTCGATAGTCATGTTCATTCGTAAGCGTGTCTCGAGTGCGGTGTATCCGTCGGTTGGAATGGTGTTCTTCCTTGTCGTCTTGGCAGTGGTGGGAGCGACCTACTCCGGCGTGCCTGCAGCTGTTGGCCTTCTCGTACTCTCAGGCTTGTTCCTCCACCACCACTTCCACTTGATCGGTCAGGAGGAGGTGCAGCGGCTCGTCTCTGAACTGCCGTTGATGAAGGGCTATTTTATGCTAATGGTGGTTGCCATGACATTCTTTCTAGTTTCACCAGTTTTTCTCTTTCCTGAAAATGTTATCCAGAATAATCACACTGTGAGTGCATTCGTGCACTATGTAGGCCTTTGCTTTGGGTACCTCGGATCAACACTGATTTGCATATACATAGAGTGACTTCTCCCACGACGAAAGTCGTGGGCTTTCTCCTTGATTCAGTGTAAGGGCTCTCTATCGTTACACCCAGTGGCCGTCGGGTTTCACCGACGATTATCGGTGTTTCGACCCAGTCACTCTCGACGGGTGAACAGGAACACCGCGAGGGCGACGGAGATGAGCACCGCGATGGGACCGAAGCCAGGGAATTGAGTCGATGATGCGGCCGGCGTCGGAGTCGACTCAGCGGGTTCGACGACGGTTATCCTCGCGGTTTCGGAGTCAACCCGCGCCGTGTACGTCCCCGGTGCGACGATATTGTGTACGAACTCAACTCTCGTCACACCGTTCGCCGGCACCGTGACTTCCTGGGAGCTCACGACCTCACCGAACAGCTCAAGTTCGATCGTATGCGTGTCCGCCACCGACTGGGGGTTCTCGACCGTCACCACGATGGTCGCTGCAACGTCCGTAGAGATACGGTCAGACTGGAACGAGACATCGGTCACGACCGTGTCATCGCCGGTCGGCACGGTCATGTTCGAACTGTTCGACTCCGAAGTCAGGATGGAACTGGAGTTTTCGACCGGCGTCGACGTCGGCGTCGCGGAAGCGGTCGGCGTCTCCGACTTGTTCTCGTCGGTGGAGACGTCAGGGACACCACCACCACCGCCACCTCCACCACCCGGAGCCTCGTTCTCGTCCGAGTCGTCCCCGTCAGAATCTTCGGGTGTCGAACTATCCGTCTCGGTTGATTCGTCCGTCGATGAATCGGTCGAATTCGGCGTTGCTGTCGGGGTCGATAGCCCCGTGGCCGACTGATAGTCGTGGGTGTACTGGAGATCAACGAGTGGCTCGGGAGTCACCTCTGCGGTGTCGTTGCCGAATCCGATCGTGACTGTGTTCGTCCCGGCCTGTATCCAGTCTGCATCCGCCGATAGTGAGGCCGTCTCGCCGGGAGCGAGTGTCCCAGAGTGGCTCGTCGGATTTCCGTTGACTTCGACGACCGGATCGACGGTCACGGTACGTTCGGACATCGACAGCGTATAGCTAATCTCTCCGGCCCCAGCCGCGCTGAAGCTAAGTGACGTCGCGTCGGTCGTCACCGGGAAGGAGACCGTCGAGCCGTCTGACAGCCCGCTCGCGGATGTGCCGTCGTCCGCAGACACCTCAATGTTCGTCGGCGGAACTGTCGTGAGCGTCGCCGACGAACCGGACGTTGGGTAGAACCCGAGACTGTCCTGTCGCCCGTCATTGGTCGCTCTGACTTCGAGGGTGACCTCGGACGCCGTGCCGGGGCTCCATCCGTCGAGGTTGACTATACCACACTCTACGTCACCACTCGCACTGACACTAAAACTCCCAGCATTCGTTCGATAAACCGCGCCATCCCGACTGTCGCCCCTGATGACAGATACCTCAAGCGTCGCAGTCCGTCCTTCAGCCGCAGTGTTCACACAAACGCGTGCGCTCTCGAGGGGTGTTTCGGGGGCGGAGAATACCGCGACGCCGACGTTTCCGAAGTCCAGGTCCGCAGCCTCCGTCGCGGTCGGTGACAGTGTCTCTGGTGAGGTCGTAATCGATAATCGGGGCGCTCCTGCTTCGGGCCCGGTCGGGTCGACGTTCCCACCGATTGCGAGCGTGTCTGAGTCGGATAGCCCGAAAGTGCCCCGATACGTCTGTGGGACAGTCCGTTCGACACCCGTGACGGAGATCTCGAAGTTCGTCACGGCGTCGGGATCAGACACCTCGTACTCGTAGCTGGAACCGGCTGTCGCGTTCGTGACCGTGAGCGACACACCCGAATCAGTCGACGTGAGCGACGTGTCAGATTCCGGGTCGTCGGGTGGGTCAGTCGGCTCCGGCGTGGGCGTCTCCGTTGGCGTCGGCTCCGGCGTTGATTGTGGTGGCGGTGGTGGGTCCGGGGTCTCTGTCGGCTCTTCCGTTGGTTCTTCGGTCGGAGTTTCGGTTGGTTCTTCGGTCGGAGTTTCGGTTGGTTCCTCAGTGGGCTCTTCGGTCGGTGTCTCGGTGGGTTCTTCCGTTGAGGTCTCCGTCGGCTCTTCCGTTGGTTCCTCAGTAGGTTCTTCCGTCGAGGTCTCCGTCGGCTCTTCCGTTGGTTCCTCGGTGGGTTCTTCCGTCGAGGTCTCTGTTGGTTCCTCAGTCGGCTCCGGCGTCGATTCTTGCTCAGGATCACTTGGTTCCTCAGTCTGCGTCTCCGTCGGCTCCTCTGTTGGGTCGTCGCTCTGATTGACCCCCGAATCGGGCGGGGCTGAGTCGGACGATGCAACGAGCGAGGCAGCTCCCGAGAAACTGAACACCGCAGCGGCAATCAGGAGGGCGACCACCAACCCCACCGTGGTGAAGACGTGACGGGTCATGATTCAAGAGGACCGTTCGAGACGTCCGCGACGCCTGTGATTGGTCGTGCCATACATCTCAGCCGAAGATTAAATCAGTCTTTCTATGTTTGAAATTTATTCACGAATAGCGTACAGTCTGTTATTGGGGAGTATTGGCCGGCATCACGATGCCGAGGCCGAGGTCCCGAGTCGAGGCCGGTAGCTCTGCGTCGATAAGGAAAGAGGAGCTGAAGCTTCCCCTCACTGGATCACTGTTCGACGCGTTCGTGGTCGCCTGCTTACTCGTCGACTGCGACGTATGCCATTCGCTCACGAAATCGAGCATGGCCTCCGAGCCTCAACCGACGGGAACTGATTGTCGCGGTCCTCGTGGTGCTCCGAAAGCGCCTCCTTGGCGCGATTCAATCGAGCTGTATTCGCTCGTCGTCGACGCACCAACCGAGGAACGCTCGGACGATGGTAAAGTACGGGCCGTTTGCGTGGACTGACGCGGTCGAGAGAGAGAGAGAGTCATCGTCGTCTTAGACCGCGGACGCGCCCGCGGAGATGCTGTGCATATCGACGGCAGTCAATGACCTCCAAATCCTCGAGAGTCGTGACTCCACGCTGCTCCTCGAGATACTTTTTGAACGCGTTGAGGACGATCTGGTTGTTCGCCCGGTAGTTGCCGGAGTCGAGGCTGGCCAGCCGCGCGTCGATGGCGGCGTCGAGGTCGGTTTCAGCGCTTGAACCCCGGTCTCAGCGTCTGTCATCGATTCGGATGCGGAGACGGCGGACACCCATCTCAATTTACTGTGTCTTTCTGTCCTAAGACACAGTAATGTTCAATACGTCCCTATCAGCCGATTTCGGCCGACTGACCGGCCACAGGCCCCGAACAACCGAGTCATATACTGTATAGTGCTATACAGAATACTCCAAGCAGGAGTTGAGGACGCACCCGACGAAAGATCAAATGTGACGGCACCTGATGCTGATCTTAGAGCTGTCGACAGTCAGGGTCGTGTAATTCTTGTTCCCGAAGTGGTTCACGGCCATCTACGCTATCTACTTTTCGTCGATGCTGTATCCCATCCGGACGAGTTCTACGAGCACATCCTCTCTGTTCCGCAAGGCAGCCCGATAAACCGCCTCACGTAAATCGAATTTAGGGACACTTCGTCCAACCGCAGCCTCAGCCTCCGAGAGCAACTCCCGTTCCCCGTCCA
Protein-coding sequences here:
- a CDS encoding T9SS type A sorting domain-containing protein, which gives rise to MSDIEISPGATVSTVNVANKSIPRGTSELTVGVDTNFEEAENVTLTVVDEDGLDVTGQLTDSPTVTSNAGSVTLNVSSLDTGLYNVTAEGADDLDTASRTVTFRVRDSEKVVSLSKTRVTRGESTIVTVAGEPGAVRYVRISTTTLREGAVVNTPTARSVFDDTEAVQSIGADSDLGVVYAVVALDDDGLADLRLQSERIATGSVDVELAERLAGTSEDEAELEIFERRLTIRGPQSAAIGEALTISGTAVESDRVKLYAATDGSYIPLYTDEAELAEPEVANDGTWESEIETNRVINLPGTYRIAAVADPGSAQLGATESIDSDTFRMFEVRSTTSLQMSTGSLTANISRNEIAATGDDVVSISGTAVGQGDNVRVYLVGPRGRFLGTDGTTGQVESIDIDGDRFTEDYGAFDTRGRYTFLVISKGRDGEYASDYGFGESALQPGLTSQQAVEIINDEYTGAGVDDQIVELTLHAESPSLTVDDFTTNGQVVARKVTVSGNSNRERGTDIFIEVLRNDHSVITSSEAKVDGSNGMWSTKIDLSAVETGTYTLHTNSGEISTSLEFELVESIDIPTQTPTRKPDDERTTRSTEMPVEESTETTMREPSDTPATSTSMVGFGVTTAFIALCIIVCFAARRR